Proteins found in one Zea mays cultivar B73 chromosome 1, Zm-B73-REFERENCE-NAM-5.0, whole genome shotgun sequence genomic segment:
- the LOC109941322 gene encoding pectin acetylesterase 9, with amino-acid sequence MSAQCFFPHFALANIRTPFFILNSAYDVYQFHHILAPPSSDPGGRWSRCKSDPGGCSATQIATLQGLRSGMLTSLRQFESKPKAGVFINSCFAHSQSELQDTWFTPNSSSIDNKKIAEVVGDWYFERGAAVEIDCAYPCDLTCRNLIPIDKVSCFREKRLTVLAK; translated from the exons ATGTCTGCGCAGTGTTTCTTTCCACATTTCGCGCTTGCGAACATCCGAACCCCGTTTTTCATCTTGAATTCAGCTTATGATGTATATCAG TTCCACCACATTCTGGCGCCGCCTTCGTCTGATCCTGGAGGCCGTTGGAGCCGCTGCAAGTCGGATCCTGGTGGATGCAGTGCAACACAGATCGCAACCCTCCAAG GGCTGAGAAGTGGAATGCTGACATCTCTGAGACAGTTTGAAAGCAAACCGAAGGCAGGGGTGTTCATCAACTCCTGCTTCGCGCATTCCCAGAGTGAGCTGCAGGACACATGGTTCACACCAAATTCTTCATCCATAGATAACAAG AAAATTGCAGAGGTGGTAGGTGATTGGTACTTCGAAAGAGGAGCTGCCGTGGAGATTGATTGCGCCTATCCGTGTGATTTAACTTGTCGCAACCTTATACCAATTGATAAGGTTAGTTGCTTCCGTGAAAAGAGGTTAACTGTTTTGGCAAAATAA